Proteins from a single region of Corylus avellana chromosome ca11, CavTom2PMs-1.0:
- the LOC132165914 gene encoding uncharacterized protein LOC132165914 isoform X8, with the protein MMSFSIAVLEVQGLLQWLSEESGTESIKEIYPNQKQSTSNDADQYEEVSSANPVPQGVDVHRTEESQGELERNESKSLPAEFPTRSICSNEISLFLGGSGLDGASTSDSIPRNLEEDRAHNPQKQSQLGKTPSKVRNMISAFESGLAQDMRSSIKPPPTQSQSKELQQGPTFTRKRGEKINSLGALDESKSSGDTGKVEELITKKFQIKGTNSNPRDKFNVVHKEVAREEEKSHQDLMRLSPSETPTVSGRMLDEYSGTHPPCNLFPDKQDSCGNSVIVESRRGIQFKNVQEINVGGASCHKFESIDCCEAKHSSFESSGAWIFPDEARHFCVTTGGKKVMDLMGGSSTKPNVQEGKLNLSMQEYMEEHGVDAGNAIEVDKDEKNCHKVRKLKPESLEDMDTSGSGGPLGQAIKIAIMVGFGILVLLTRQRNNR; encoded by the exons ATGATGAGCTTCTCAATCGCAGTATTAGAAGTTCAAGGACTTCTACAATGGCTG AGTGAAGAATCTGGTACGGAGAGCATTAAAGAAATTTATCCTAATCAGAAGCAATCAACCTCA AATGATGCAGATCAATATGAAGAGGTTTCATCAGCAAATCCTGTGCCACAAGGAGTTGATGTCCATCGAACTGAAGAAAGTCAAGGGGAACTTGAGAGGAATGAGAGCAAGTCACTACCTGCTGAATTTCCTACAAGATCCATTTGTTCCAATGAAATTTCCTTATTTTTGGGAGGTTCAGGATTAGACGGCGCTTCCACGAGTGATTCAATACCTCGCAATTTGGAGGAAGATAGGGCTCACAACCCTCAGAAGCAGAGTCAGCTAGGGAAAACTCCTAGCAAAGTAAGGAATATGATAAGTGCCTTCGAAAGTGGTCTAGCTCAG GATATGAGGTCTTCCATCAAACCACCACCAACACAATCTCAGTCAA AGGAATTGCAACAAGGCCCAACATTTACCAGaaaaagaggagagaaaatTAATTCACTTGGAGCTTTAGATGAGAGTAAATCATCTGGGGACACTGGGAAGGTGGAAGAGTTGATCACAAAGAAATTTCAGATTAAAGGAACAAATTCAAATCCTAGGGATAAATTCAATGTAGTGCATAAAGAAGTAGctagagaggaagagaaatctCATCAAGATTTGATGAGATTATCCCCATCTGAAACACCTACAGTTTCAGGAAGGATGCTTGATGAGTATTCAGGTACGCACCCTCCTTGTAATTTGTTTCCTGATAAACAAGATTCTTGTGGCAATTCAGTTATAGTGGAAAGTAGAAGGggaattcaatttaaaaatgtacAAGAAATCAATGTTGGAGGAGCCTCATGCCATAAATTCGAATCAATAGACTGTTGTGAAGCTAAGCATTCCTCATTTGAAAGCTCTGGTGCCTGGATATTTCCAGATGAAGCAAGACACTTTTGTGTAACAACTGGTGGTAAGAAAGTCATGGATTTGATGGGAGGTAGCAGTACCAAGCCAAATGTCCAGGAAGGAAAGCTGAATCTCTCTATGCAAGAATATATGGAAGAG CATGGTGTGGATGCTGGAAATGCTATCGAGGTGGATAAAGATGAGAAGAATTGCCACAaagtaagaaaattaaaaccTGAGAGTTTGGAGGATATGGACACTTCTGGTTCTGGAGGACCCTTGGGACAg GCTATAAAAATTGCAATCATGGTCGGATTTGGAATACTTGTTCTCCTTACTAGACAAAGAAATAACAG ATAG
- the LOC132165914 gene encoding uncharacterized protein LOC132165914 isoform X7, with product MSVTESRASALKIKHDELLNRSIRSSRTSTMAGRSQSEESGTESIKEIYPNQKQSTSNDADQYEEVSSANPVPQGVDVHRTEESQGELERNESKSLPAEFPTRSICSNEISLFLGGSGLDGASTSDSIPRNLEEDRAHNPQKQSQLGKTPSKVRNMISAFESGLAQDMRSSIKPPPTQSQSKELQQGPTFTRKRGEKINSLGALDESKSSGDTGKVEELITKKFQIKGTNSNPRDKFNVVHKEVAREEEKSHQDLMRLSPSETPTVSGRMLDEYSGTHPPCNLFPDKQDSCGNSVIVESRRGIQFKNVQEINVGGASCHKFESIDCCEAKHSSFESSGAWIFPDEARHFCVTTGGKKVMDLMGGSSTKPNVQEGKLNLSMQEYMEEHGVDAGNAIEVDKDEKNCHKVRKLKPESLEDMDTSGSGGPLGQAIKIAIMVGFGILVLLTRQRNNR from the exons ATGAGCGTGACCGAATCC AGAGCTTCTGCATTGAAAATTAAGCATGATGAGCTTCTCAATCGCAGTATTAGAAGTTCAAGGACTTCTACAATGGCTGGTAGGTCTCAG AGTGAAGAATCTGGTACGGAGAGCATTAAAGAAATTTATCCTAATCAGAAGCAATCAACCTCA AATGATGCAGATCAATATGAAGAGGTTTCATCAGCAAATCCTGTGCCACAAGGAGTTGATGTCCATCGAACTGAAGAAAGTCAAGGGGAACTTGAGAGGAATGAGAGCAAGTCACTACCTGCTGAATTTCCTACAAGATCCATTTGTTCCAATGAAATTTCCTTATTTTTGGGAGGTTCAGGATTAGACGGCGCTTCCACGAGTGATTCAATACCTCGCAATTTGGAGGAAGATAGGGCTCACAACCCTCAGAAGCAGAGTCAGCTAGGGAAAACTCCTAGCAAAGTAAGGAATATGATAAGTGCCTTCGAAAGTGGTCTAGCTCAG GATATGAGGTCTTCCATCAAACCACCACCAACACAATCTCAGTCAA AGGAATTGCAACAAGGCCCAACATTTACCAGaaaaagaggagagaaaatTAATTCACTTGGAGCTTTAGATGAGAGTAAATCATCTGGGGACACTGGGAAGGTGGAAGAGTTGATCACAAAGAAATTTCAGATTAAAGGAACAAATTCAAATCCTAGGGATAAATTCAATGTAGTGCATAAAGAAGTAGctagagaggaagagaaatctCATCAAGATTTGATGAGATTATCCCCATCTGAAACACCTACAGTTTCAGGAAGGATGCTTGATGAGTATTCAGGTACGCACCCTCCTTGTAATTTGTTTCCTGATAAACAAGATTCTTGTGGCAATTCAGTTATAGTGGAAAGTAGAAGGggaattcaatttaaaaatgtacAAGAAATCAATGTTGGAGGAGCCTCATGCCATAAATTCGAATCAATAGACTGTTGTGAAGCTAAGCATTCCTCATTTGAAAGCTCTGGTGCCTGGATATTTCCAGATGAAGCAAGACACTTTTGTGTAACAACTGGTGGTAAGAAAGTCATGGATTTGATGGGAGGTAGCAGTACCAAGCCAAATGTCCAGGAAGGAAAGCTGAATCTCTCTATGCAAGAATATATGGAAGAG CATGGTGTGGATGCTGGAAATGCTATCGAGGTGGATAAAGATGAGAAGAATTGCCACAaagtaagaaaattaaaaccTGAGAGTTTGGAGGATATGGACACTTCTGGTTCTGGAGGACCCTTGGGACAg GCTATAAAAATTGCAATCATGGTCGGATTTGGAATACTTGTTCTCCTTACTAGACAAAGAAATAACAG ATAG
- the LOC132165914 gene encoding uncharacterized protein LOC132165914 isoform X2, with product MPGNILVSVLEFMGLPSSSPSSSISVKVSMGKIEFQTWDKGDFSFPLTTLRDNLIVALLDADGKEISHAGVETASIVEKGIWDDLFLLEGGGHVRMKLRFVLSEDERDRIRMMRASALKIKHDELLNRSIRSSRTSTMAVSVEEVTSEGCLISNPVIFCKSEESGTESIKEIYPNQKQSTSNDADQYEEVSSANPVPQGVDVHRTEESQGELERNESKSLPAEFPTRSICSNEISLFLGGSGLDGASTSDSIPRNLEEDRAHNPQKQSQLGKTPSKVRNMISAFESGLAQDMRSSIKPPPTQSQSKELQQGPTFTRKRGEKINSLGALDESKSSGDTGKVEELITKKFQIKGTNSNPRDKFNVVHKEVAREEEKSHQDLMRLSPSETPTVSGRMLDEYSGTHPPCNLFPDKQDSCGNSVIVESRRGIQFKNVQEINVGGASCHKFESIDCCEAKHSSFESSGAWIFPDEARHFCVTTGGKKVMDLMGGSSTKPNVQEGKLNLSMQEYMEEHGVDAGNAIEVDKDEKNCHKVRKLKPESLEDMDTSGSGGPLGQAIKIAIMVGFGILVLLTRQRNNR from the exons ATGCCAGGAAACATCCTAGTTTCAG TTCTGGAATTCATGGGGCTCCCATCTTCCTCACCTTCTTCATCAATATCGGTTAAAG TTTCCATGGGGAAAATAGAGTTCCAAACTTGGGACAAGGGAGACTTTTCTTT CCCATTAACAACCCTCCGCGACAATTTGATTGTAGCACTTCTGGACGCTGATGGGAAAGAAATATCACATGCAG GGGTTGAGACTGCGTCTATAGTGGAGAAAGGTATTTGGGATGATCTTTTTCTCCTTGAAGGAGGCGGTCATGTGCGTATGAAGTTGCGGTTCGTTCTCAGTGAAGATGAGCGTGACCGAATCCGTATGATG AGAGCTTCTGCATTGAAAATTAAGCATGATGAGCTTCTCAATCGCAGTATTAGAAGTTCAAGGACTTCTACAATGGCTG TAAGTGTTGAAGAGGTAACCTCCGAAGGTTGTCTGATATCAAATCCTGTTATTTTCTGCAAGAGTGAAGAATCTGGTACGGAGAGCATTAAAGAAATTTATCCTAATCAGAAGCAATCAACCTCA AATGATGCAGATCAATATGAAGAGGTTTCATCAGCAAATCCTGTGCCACAAGGAGTTGATGTCCATCGAACTGAAGAAAGTCAAGGGGAACTTGAGAGGAATGAGAGCAAGTCACTACCTGCTGAATTTCCTACAAGATCCATTTGTTCCAATGAAATTTCCTTATTTTTGGGAGGTTCAGGATTAGACGGCGCTTCCACGAGTGATTCAATACCTCGCAATTTGGAGGAAGATAGGGCTCACAACCCTCAGAAGCAGAGTCAGCTAGGGAAAACTCCTAGCAAAGTAAGGAATATGATAAGTGCCTTCGAAAGTGGTCTAGCTCAG GATATGAGGTCTTCCATCAAACCACCACCAACACAATCTCAGTCAA AGGAATTGCAACAAGGCCCAACATTTACCAGaaaaagaggagagaaaatTAATTCACTTGGAGCTTTAGATGAGAGTAAATCATCTGGGGACACTGGGAAGGTGGAAGAGTTGATCACAAAGAAATTTCAGATTAAAGGAACAAATTCAAATCCTAGGGATAAATTCAATGTAGTGCATAAAGAAGTAGctagagaggaagagaaatctCATCAAGATTTGATGAGATTATCCCCATCTGAAACACCTACAGTTTCAGGAAGGATGCTTGATGAGTATTCAGGTACGCACCCTCCTTGTAATTTGTTTCCTGATAAACAAGATTCTTGTGGCAATTCAGTTATAGTGGAAAGTAGAAGGggaattcaatttaaaaatgtacAAGAAATCAATGTTGGAGGAGCCTCATGCCATAAATTCGAATCAATAGACTGTTGTGAAGCTAAGCATTCCTCATTTGAAAGCTCTGGTGCCTGGATATTTCCAGATGAAGCAAGACACTTTTGTGTAACAACTGGTGGTAAGAAAGTCATGGATTTGATGGGAGGTAGCAGTACCAAGCCAAATGTCCAGGAAGGAAAGCTGAATCTCTCTATGCAAGAATATATGGAAGAG CATGGTGTGGATGCTGGAAATGCTATCGAGGTGGATAAAGATGAGAAGAATTGCCACAaagtaagaaaattaaaaccTGAGAGTTTGGAGGATATGGACACTTCTGGTTCTGGAGGACCCTTGGGACAg GCTATAAAAATTGCAATCATGGTCGGATTTGGAATACTTGTTCTCCTTACTAGACAAAGAAATAACAG ATAG
- the LOC132165914 gene encoding uncharacterized protein LOC132165914 isoform X4 has protein sequence MPGNILVSVLEFMGLPSSSPSSSISVKVSMGKIEFQTWDKGDFSFPLTTLRDNLIVALLDADGKEISHAGVETASIVEKGIWDDLFLLEGGGHVRMKLRFVLSEDERDRIRMMRASALKIKHDELLNRSIRSSRTSTMAAVSVEEVTSEGCLISNPVIFCKSEESGTESIKEIYPNQKQSTSNDADQYEEVSSANPVPQGVDVHRTEESQGELERNESKSLPAEFPTRSICSNEISLFLGGSGLDGASTSDSIPRNLEEDRAHNPQKQSQLGKTPSKVRNMISAFESGLAQDMRSSIKPPPTQSQSKELQQGPTFTRKRGEKINSLGALDESKSSGDTGKVEELITKKFQIKGTNSNPRDKFNVVHKEVAREEEKSHQDLMRLSPSETPTVSGRMLDEYSDEARHFCVTTGGKKVMDLMGGSSTKPNVQEGKLNLSMQEYMEEHGVDAGNAIEVDKDEKNCHKVRKLKPESLEDMDTSGSGGPLGQAIKIAIMVGFGILVLLTRQRNNR, from the exons ATGCCAGGAAACATCCTAGTTTCAG TTCTGGAATTCATGGGGCTCCCATCTTCCTCACCTTCTTCATCAATATCGGTTAAAG TTTCCATGGGGAAAATAGAGTTCCAAACTTGGGACAAGGGAGACTTTTCTTT CCCATTAACAACCCTCCGCGACAATTTGATTGTAGCACTTCTGGACGCTGATGGGAAAGAAATATCACATGCAG GGGTTGAGACTGCGTCTATAGTGGAGAAAGGTATTTGGGATGATCTTTTTCTCCTTGAAGGAGGCGGTCATGTGCGTATGAAGTTGCGGTTCGTTCTCAGTGAAGATGAGCGTGACCGAATCCGTATGATG AGAGCTTCTGCATTGAAAATTAAGCATGATGAGCTTCTCAATCGCAGTATTAGAAGTTCAAGGACTTCTACAATGGCTG CAGTAAGTGTTGAAGAGGTAACCTCCGAAGGTTGTCTGATATCAAATCCTGTTATTTTCTGCAAGAGTGAAGAATCTGGTACGGAGAGCATTAAAGAAATTTATCCTAATCAGAAGCAATCAACCTCA AATGATGCAGATCAATATGAAGAGGTTTCATCAGCAAATCCTGTGCCACAAGGAGTTGATGTCCATCGAACTGAAGAAAGTCAAGGGGAACTTGAGAGGAATGAGAGCAAGTCACTACCTGCTGAATTTCCTACAAGATCCATTTGTTCCAATGAAATTTCCTTATTTTTGGGAGGTTCAGGATTAGACGGCGCTTCCACGAGTGATTCAATACCTCGCAATTTGGAGGAAGATAGGGCTCACAACCCTCAGAAGCAGAGTCAGCTAGGGAAAACTCCTAGCAAAGTAAGGAATATGATAAGTGCCTTCGAAAGTGGTCTAGCTCAG GATATGAGGTCTTCCATCAAACCACCACCAACACAATCTCAGTCAA AGGAATTGCAACAAGGCCCAACATTTACCAGaaaaagaggagagaaaatTAATTCACTTGGAGCTTTAGATGAGAGTAAATCATCTGGGGACACTGGGAAGGTGGAAGAGTTGATCACAAAGAAATTTCAGATTAAAGGAACAAATTCAAATCCTAGGGATAAATTCAATGTAGTGCATAAAGAAGTAGctagagaggaagagaaatctCATCAAGATTTGATGAGATTATCCCCATCTGAAACACCTACAGTTTCAGGAAGGATGCTTGATGAGTATTCAG ATGAAGCAAGACACTTTTGTGTAACAACTGGTGGTAAGAAAGTCATGGATTTGATGGGAGGTAGCAGTACCAAGCCAAATGTCCAGGAAGGAAAGCTGAATCTCTCTATGCAAGAATATATGGAAGAG CATGGTGTGGATGCTGGAAATGCTATCGAGGTGGATAAAGATGAGAAGAATTGCCACAaagtaagaaaattaaaaccTGAGAGTTTGGAGGATATGGACACTTCTGGTTCTGGAGGACCCTTGGGACAg GCTATAAAAATTGCAATCATGGTCGGATTTGGAATACTTGTTCTCCTTACTAGACAAAGAAATAACAG ATAG
- the LOC132165914 gene encoding uncharacterized protein LOC132165914 isoform X3, whose product MPGNILVSVLEFMGLPSSSPSSSISVKVSMGKIEFQTWDKGDFSFPLTTLRDNLIVALLDADGKEISHAGVETASIVEKGIWDDLFLLEGGGHVRMKLRFVLSEDERDRIRMMRASALKIKHDELLNRSIRSSRTSTMAGRSQSEESGTESIKEIYPNQKQSTSNDADQYEEVSSANPVPQGVDVHRTEESQGELERNESKSLPAEFPTRSICSNEISLFLGGSGLDGASTSDSIPRNLEEDRAHNPQKQSQLGKTPSKVRNMISAFESGLAQDMRSSIKPPPTQSQSKELQQGPTFTRKRGEKINSLGALDESKSSGDTGKVEELITKKFQIKGTNSNPRDKFNVVHKEVAREEEKSHQDLMRLSPSETPTVSGRMLDEYSGTHPPCNLFPDKQDSCGNSVIVESRRGIQFKNVQEINVGGASCHKFESIDCCEAKHSSFESSGAWIFPDEARHFCVTTGGKKVMDLMGGSSTKPNVQEGKLNLSMQEYMEEHGVDAGNAIEVDKDEKNCHKVRKLKPESLEDMDTSGSGGPLGQAIKIAIMVGFGILVLLTRQRNNR is encoded by the exons ATGCCAGGAAACATCCTAGTTTCAG TTCTGGAATTCATGGGGCTCCCATCTTCCTCACCTTCTTCATCAATATCGGTTAAAG TTTCCATGGGGAAAATAGAGTTCCAAACTTGGGACAAGGGAGACTTTTCTTT CCCATTAACAACCCTCCGCGACAATTTGATTGTAGCACTTCTGGACGCTGATGGGAAAGAAATATCACATGCAG GGGTTGAGACTGCGTCTATAGTGGAGAAAGGTATTTGGGATGATCTTTTTCTCCTTGAAGGAGGCGGTCATGTGCGTATGAAGTTGCGGTTCGTTCTCAGTGAAGATGAGCGTGACCGAATCCGTATGATG AGAGCTTCTGCATTGAAAATTAAGCATGATGAGCTTCTCAATCGCAGTATTAGAAGTTCAAGGACTTCTACAATGGCTGGTAGGTCTCAG AGTGAAGAATCTGGTACGGAGAGCATTAAAGAAATTTATCCTAATCAGAAGCAATCAACCTCA AATGATGCAGATCAATATGAAGAGGTTTCATCAGCAAATCCTGTGCCACAAGGAGTTGATGTCCATCGAACTGAAGAAAGTCAAGGGGAACTTGAGAGGAATGAGAGCAAGTCACTACCTGCTGAATTTCCTACAAGATCCATTTGTTCCAATGAAATTTCCTTATTTTTGGGAGGTTCAGGATTAGACGGCGCTTCCACGAGTGATTCAATACCTCGCAATTTGGAGGAAGATAGGGCTCACAACCCTCAGAAGCAGAGTCAGCTAGGGAAAACTCCTAGCAAAGTAAGGAATATGATAAGTGCCTTCGAAAGTGGTCTAGCTCAG GATATGAGGTCTTCCATCAAACCACCACCAACACAATCTCAGTCAA AGGAATTGCAACAAGGCCCAACATTTACCAGaaaaagaggagagaaaatTAATTCACTTGGAGCTTTAGATGAGAGTAAATCATCTGGGGACACTGGGAAGGTGGAAGAGTTGATCACAAAGAAATTTCAGATTAAAGGAACAAATTCAAATCCTAGGGATAAATTCAATGTAGTGCATAAAGAAGTAGctagagaggaagagaaatctCATCAAGATTTGATGAGATTATCCCCATCTGAAACACCTACAGTTTCAGGAAGGATGCTTGATGAGTATTCAGGTACGCACCCTCCTTGTAATTTGTTTCCTGATAAACAAGATTCTTGTGGCAATTCAGTTATAGTGGAAAGTAGAAGGggaattcaatttaaaaatgtacAAGAAATCAATGTTGGAGGAGCCTCATGCCATAAATTCGAATCAATAGACTGTTGTGAAGCTAAGCATTCCTCATTTGAAAGCTCTGGTGCCTGGATATTTCCAGATGAAGCAAGACACTTTTGTGTAACAACTGGTGGTAAGAAAGTCATGGATTTGATGGGAGGTAGCAGTACCAAGCCAAATGTCCAGGAAGGAAAGCTGAATCTCTCTATGCAAGAATATATGGAAGAG CATGGTGTGGATGCTGGAAATGCTATCGAGGTGGATAAAGATGAGAAGAATTGCCACAaagtaagaaaattaaaaccTGAGAGTTTGGAGGATATGGACACTTCTGGTTCTGGAGGACCCTTGGGACAg GCTATAAAAATTGCAATCATGGTCGGATTTGGAATACTTGTTCTCCTTACTAGACAAAGAAATAACAG ATAG
- the LOC132165914 gene encoding uncharacterized protein LOC132165914 isoform X1 — translation MPGNILVSVLEFMGLPSSSPSSSISVKVSMGKIEFQTWDKGDFSFPLTTLRDNLIVALLDADGKEISHAGVETASIVEKGIWDDLFLLEGGGHVRMKLRFVLSEDERDRIRMMRASALKIKHDELLNRSIRSSRTSTMAAVSVEEVTSEGCLISNPVIFCKSEESGTESIKEIYPNQKQSTSNDADQYEEVSSANPVPQGVDVHRTEESQGELERNESKSLPAEFPTRSICSNEISLFLGGSGLDGASTSDSIPRNLEEDRAHNPQKQSQLGKTPSKVRNMISAFESGLAQDMRSSIKPPPTQSQSKELQQGPTFTRKRGEKINSLGALDESKSSGDTGKVEELITKKFQIKGTNSNPRDKFNVVHKEVAREEEKSHQDLMRLSPSETPTVSGRMLDEYSGTHPPCNLFPDKQDSCGNSVIVESRRGIQFKNVQEINVGGASCHKFESIDCCEAKHSSFESSGAWIFPDEARHFCVTTGGKKVMDLMGGSSTKPNVQEGKLNLSMQEYMEEHGVDAGNAIEVDKDEKNCHKVRKLKPESLEDMDTSGSGGPLGQAIKIAIMVGFGILVLLTRQRNNR, via the exons ATGCCAGGAAACATCCTAGTTTCAG TTCTGGAATTCATGGGGCTCCCATCTTCCTCACCTTCTTCATCAATATCGGTTAAAG TTTCCATGGGGAAAATAGAGTTCCAAACTTGGGACAAGGGAGACTTTTCTTT CCCATTAACAACCCTCCGCGACAATTTGATTGTAGCACTTCTGGACGCTGATGGGAAAGAAATATCACATGCAG GGGTTGAGACTGCGTCTATAGTGGAGAAAGGTATTTGGGATGATCTTTTTCTCCTTGAAGGAGGCGGTCATGTGCGTATGAAGTTGCGGTTCGTTCTCAGTGAAGATGAGCGTGACCGAATCCGTATGATG AGAGCTTCTGCATTGAAAATTAAGCATGATGAGCTTCTCAATCGCAGTATTAGAAGTTCAAGGACTTCTACAATGGCTG CAGTAAGTGTTGAAGAGGTAACCTCCGAAGGTTGTCTGATATCAAATCCTGTTATTTTCTGCAAGAGTGAAGAATCTGGTACGGAGAGCATTAAAGAAATTTATCCTAATCAGAAGCAATCAACCTCA AATGATGCAGATCAATATGAAGAGGTTTCATCAGCAAATCCTGTGCCACAAGGAGTTGATGTCCATCGAACTGAAGAAAGTCAAGGGGAACTTGAGAGGAATGAGAGCAAGTCACTACCTGCTGAATTTCCTACAAGATCCATTTGTTCCAATGAAATTTCCTTATTTTTGGGAGGTTCAGGATTAGACGGCGCTTCCACGAGTGATTCAATACCTCGCAATTTGGAGGAAGATAGGGCTCACAACCCTCAGAAGCAGAGTCAGCTAGGGAAAACTCCTAGCAAAGTAAGGAATATGATAAGTGCCTTCGAAAGTGGTCTAGCTCAG GATATGAGGTCTTCCATCAAACCACCACCAACACAATCTCAGTCAA AGGAATTGCAACAAGGCCCAACATTTACCAGaaaaagaggagagaaaatTAATTCACTTGGAGCTTTAGATGAGAGTAAATCATCTGGGGACACTGGGAAGGTGGAAGAGTTGATCACAAAGAAATTTCAGATTAAAGGAACAAATTCAAATCCTAGGGATAAATTCAATGTAGTGCATAAAGAAGTAGctagagaggaagagaaatctCATCAAGATTTGATGAGATTATCCCCATCTGAAACACCTACAGTTTCAGGAAGGATGCTTGATGAGTATTCAGGTACGCACCCTCCTTGTAATTTGTTTCCTGATAAACAAGATTCTTGTGGCAATTCAGTTATAGTGGAAAGTAGAAGGggaattcaatttaaaaatgtacAAGAAATCAATGTTGGAGGAGCCTCATGCCATAAATTCGAATCAATAGACTGTTGTGAAGCTAAGCATTCCTCATTTGAAAGCTCTGGTGCCTGGATATTTCCAGATGAAGCAAGACACTTTTGTGTAACAACTGGTGGTAAGAAAGTCATGGATTTGATGGGAGGTAGCAGTACCAAGCCAAATGTCCAGGAAGGAAAGCTGAATCTCTCTATGCAAGAATATATGGAAGAG CATGGTGTGGATGCTGGAAATGCTATCGAGGTGGATAAAGATGAGAAGAATTGCCACAaagtaagaaaattaaaaccTGAGAGTTTGGAGGATATGGACACTTCTGGTTCTGGAGGACCCTTGGGACAg GCTATAAAAATTGCAATCATGGTCGGATTTGGAATACTTGTTCTCCTTACTAGACAAAGAAATAACAG ATAG
- the LOC132165914 gene encoding uncharacterized protein LOC132165914 isoform X6 gives MSVTESRASALKIKHDELLNRSIRSSRTSTMAAVSVEEVTSEGCLISNPVIFCKSEESGTESIKEIYPNQKQSTSNDADQYEEVSSANPVPQGVDVHRTEESQGELERNESKSLPAEFPTRSICSNEISLFLGGSGLDGASTSDSIPRNLEEDRAHNPQKQSQLGKTPSKVRNMISAFESGLAQDMRSSIKPPPTQSQSKELQQGPTFTRKRGEKINSLGALDESKSSGDTGKVEELITKKFQIKGTNSNPRDKFNVVHKEVAREEEKSHQDLMRLSPSETPTVSGRMLDEYSGTHPPCNLFPDKQDSCGNSVIVESRRGIQFKNVQEINVGGASCHKFESIDCCEAKHSSFESSGAWIFPDEARHFCVTTGGKKVMDLMGGSSTKPNVQEGKLNLSMQEYMEEHGVDAGNAIEVDKDEKNCHKVRKLKPESLEDMDTSGSGGPLGQAIKIAIMVGFGILVLLTRQRNNR, from the exons ATGAGCGTGACCGAATCC AGAGCTTCTGCATTGAAAATTAAGCATGATGAGCTTCTCAATCGCAGTATTAGAAGTTCAAGGACTTCTACAATGGCTG CAGTAAGTGTTGAAGAGGTAACCTCCGAAGGTTGTCTGATATCAAATCCTGTTATTTTCTGCAAGAGTGAAGAATCTGGTACGGAGAGCATTAAAGAAATTTATCCTAATCAGAAGCAATCAACCTCA AATGATGCAGATCAATATGAAGAGGTTTCATCAGCAAATCCTGTGCCACAAGGAGTTGATGTCCATCGAACTGAAGAAAGTCAAGGGGAACTTGAGAGGAATGAGAGCAAGTCACTACCTGCTGAATTTCCTACAAGATCCATTTGTTCCAATGAAATTTCCTTATTTTTGGGAGGTTCAGGATTAGACGGCGCTTCCACGAGTGATTCAATACCTCGCAATTTGGAGGAAGATAGGGCTCACAACCCTCAGAAGCAGAGTCAGCTAGGGAAAACTCCTAGCAAAGTAAGGAATATGATAAGTGCCTTCGAAAGTGGTCTAGCTCAG GATATGAGGTCTTCCATCAAACCACCACCAACACAATCTCAGTCAA AGGAATTGCAACAAGGCCCAACATTTACCAGaaaaagaggagagaaaatTAATTCACTTGGAGCTTTAGATGAGAGTAAATCATCTGGGGACACTGGGAAGGTGGAAGAGTTGATCACAAAGAAATTTCAGATTAAAGGAACAAATTCAAATCCTAGGGATAAATTCAATGTAGTGCATAAAGAAGTAGctagagaggaagagaaatctCATCAAGATTTGATGAGATTATCCCCATCTGAAACACCTACAGTTTCAGGAAGGATGCTTGATGAGTATTCAGGTACGCACCCTCCTTGTAATTTGTTTCCTGATAAACAAGATTCTTGTGGCAATTCAGTTATAGTGGAAAGTAGAAGGggaattcaatttaaaaatgtacAAGAAATCAATGTTGGAGGAGCCTCATGCCATAAATTCGAATCAATAGACTGTTGTGAAGCTAAGCATTCCTCATTTGAAAGCTCTGGTGCCTGGATATTTCCAGATGAAGCAAGACACTTTTGTGTAACAACTGGTGGTAAGAAAGTCATGGATTTGATGGGAGGTAGCAGTACCAAGCCAAATGTCCAGGAAGGAAAGCTGAATCTCTCTATGCAAGAATATATGGAAGAG CATGGTGTGGATGCTGGAAATGCTATCGAGGTGGATAAAGATGAGAAGAATTGCCACAaagtaagaaaattaaaaccTGAGAGTTTGGAGGATATGGACACTTCTGGTTCTGGAGGACCCTTGGGACAg GCTATAAAAATTGCAATCATGGTCGGATTTGGAATACTTGTTCTCCTTACTAGACAAAGAAATAACAG ATAG